A single genomic interval of Zunongwangia sp. HGR-M22 harbors:
- a CDS encoding RagB/SusD family nutrient uptake outer membrane protein, protein MIQFLYNFRRLALGLVLLASIFSCSDFLERPPEDNYSDNDFYYTNDQVNSRIAPLYYKPWWNMFSTSFWPMTETISGNMFNYTHLSFTQFTVTSSNSMLEDTWGSLYSVITQSNELINNLDDRAGGEVDQETIDIVKGEAYFLRAVAYFYLVRFWEEVPIIENTYDYIYSPQIPKNPKEDVYRFIEMDLAMAIDLLPEKIRGADYASNKRVSVGSAKSILAKVYLSQEKFAEAKNLAAEVINS, encoded by the coding sequence ATGATACAATTTTTATATAACTTCCGTAGACTTGCCTTAGGCTTGGTTTTATTAGCTAGTATTTTTTCTTGTAGCGACTTTTTAGAGCGACCACCAGAAGATAATTATTCAGATAACGATTTTTATTATACTAATGATCAGGTAAATTCTAGAATTGCTCCATTATATTATAAGCCTTGGTGGAACATGTTTAGTACTTCTTTCTGGCCTATGACAGAGACAATTTCCGGGAACATGTTTAATTACACGCACTTATCTTTTACTCAGTTCACGGTTACTTCTTCTAATTCGATGTTAGAAGATACTTGGGGTAGTTTATATTCTGTTATTACACAATCTAATGAACTAATAAATAATCTAGATGATCGTGCTGGTGGAGAGGTAGACCAAGAGACTATAGACATCGTAAAAGGGGAAGCCTATTTTCTAAGAGCAGTAGCTTATTTCTATCTTGTTCGATTTTGGGAAGAAGTTCCAATTATAGAAAATACGTACGATTATATCTATAGTCCACAAATTCCTAAAAATCCTAAAGAGGATGTTTACAGATTTATAGAAATGGACTTGGCTATGGCAATAGATTTACTGCCAGAGAAAATTAGAGGTGCAGATTATGCCAGTAATAAAAGAGTTTCAGTAGGTTCAGCTAAGTCGATTCTTGCAAAAGTATATTTATCTCAGGAGAAATTTGCTGAAGCTAAAAATTTAGCAGCTGAGGTAATTAACTCTTGA
- a CDS encoding glycoside hydrolase family 130 protein, translated as MKKSVDINTSLMKTIPNFSQLKTTHRELLEKNNKPVSSFNGIYQRYQNPVVTHAHTPLEWRYDLNPETNPNGLERIGINATFNPGAIKWNDKYLLAVRVEGNDRKSFFGIAESPNGIDNFKFWEKPVALPQYGEPDTNVYDMRLTKHEDGWIYGIFCTERKDKDHLEDTTAAVANAGIVRTKDLLSWERLPDLISNSGQQRNVVMHPEFVNGKYALYTRPQDGFIEVGKGGGIGLGYITDMSNPVLEDETIINHKAYHTIYEMKNGQGPAPIKTEEGWLHLAHGVRNTAGGLRYTLYMFMTDLNDISKVIYQPAGYFMAPNYEETVGDVPNVLFVNGWIKDEDGKVYIYYASSDTRCHVAVSSVERLVDYVKNTPKDNFTSASSVNEIIDLVNRNKAYGNSAD; from the coding sequence ATGAAAAAGTCAGTAGATATAAATACCAGTTTGATGAAAACCATTCCTAATTTTTCTCAATTAAAAACTACCCATCGTGAACTGCTTGAAAAAAATAATAAGCCAGTTTCTAGCTTTAATGGCATATACCAACGTTATCAAAATCCGGTGGTAACCCATGCACATACGCCTTTAGAATGGCGGTACGATTTAAATCCGGAAACCAACCCTAACGGATTAGAACGTATCGGGATTAATGCGACGTTTAATCCGGGAGCAATTAAATGGAACGATAAGTATCTTTTGGCCGTACGAGTAGAAGGCAACGATCGTAAATCGTTTTTTGGTATCGCAGAAAGCCCTAACGGAATCGATAATTTTAAGTTTTGGGAAAAACCGGTTGCTTTACCACAATATGGTGAACCAGATACCAACGTGTACGATATGCGATTAACAAAGCACGAAGATGGCTGGATCTATGGTATTTTCTGTACAGAACGCAAAGATAAAGATCATTTAGAGGATACTACGGCTGCCGTGGCTAATGCCGGAATTGTTAGAACAAAAGATTTGCTAAGTTGGGAACGTTTGCCAGATTTAATATCTAACTCAGGTCAACAACGTAACGTAGTTATGCATCCTGAATTTGTTAATGGTAAATATGCATTGTATACGCGTCCGCAAGACGGATTTATAGAAGTAGGAAAAGGCGGCGGAATTGGTTTGGGCTATATTACAGATATGTCGAATCCTGTTTTAGAGGATGAAACAATAATCAATCATAAAGCATATCATACTATTTATGAAATGAAAAACGGGCAAGGTCCTGCGCCAATTAAAACCGAAGAAGGATGGTTACATTTAGCGCATGGGGTTCGTAATACCGCAGGAGGTTTACGATATACCTTGTATATGTTTATGACCGATTTAAATGATATTTCAAAAGTGATTTATCAACCGGCCGGTTATTTTATGGCGCCTAATTACGAAGAAACAGTTGGTGATGTTCCCAATGTGTTATTCGTAAATGGATGGATTAAAGATGAAGACGGAAAAGTATATATTTACTATGCTTCTTCAGATACACGCTGTCATGTAGCGGTAAGTTCCGTAGAACGATTAGTAGATTATGTAAAAAATACCCCGAAAGATAATTTCACATCAGCTAGTTCAGTAAACGAAATTATTGATTTAGTAAACCGGAATAAAGCTTATGGAAATTCTGCAGACTAA
- a CDS encoding sodium:solute symporter family protein, translating to MLQLTDILIILAYLAGTIIIGLAARKQAQKSKDDYLMGGKSLPWYMLGLSNASGMFDISGTMWLVTLTFVYGFKSIWIPWLWPVFNQVFLMVYLSMWLRRSNVTTGAEWILFRFDSGKGGKRSHTIIVIFAILSCLGFLAYGFIGLGKFVEIFIPWELISPYVPFEVAPAYIPHFYGIIFTLFAVFYSVLGGMSGIVWTDVLQYGIMTISSIAIAIIAWNAFGENTLNVPNDWMNPFFGWELNLDWTGIIDEVNTKIAEDGYSLFGLFFMLMLFKGILSSIAGPAPNYDMQKILSTKSPLEAAKMSAFSLGALIPTRYLMVGGFSILAVLFYDQLDLRTAGVLDFEKILPAAIGQFVPVGLLGLLLAGLLAAFMSTFAGTLNAAQAYLVNDIYLKYKEPDASSKKIKKMNYLSGIVVVIISIVLGFFVQDVNSILQWIVSALYGSYVISNVLKWHWWRFNGEGYFWGMLSGIIPALIFPIFTDTLDLYYFPIILVISLFGAIVGTYTAPPTNEEVLMNFYEKTNPWGFWKPIANKVQSVNSNFKKNKGFSRDMFNVVIGTLAQTLLVIIPIYLIIREYSLVLYCTIVLCIAIVILKFNWWDRIKKENSKSVNM from the coding sequence ATGTTACAATTAACCGATATTCTTATTATTCTTGCCTATTTAGCAGGAACAATAATAATTGGACTTGCTGCTAGAAAGCAAGCCCAAAAAAGTAAAGACGATTATTTAATGGGAGGGAAAAGCCTTCCGTGGTATATGTTAGGCTTATCTAACGCTTCGGGAATGTTTGATATTTCCGGTACCATGTGGTTGGTGACCCTAACCTTTGTTTATGGATTTAAAAGTATTTGGATTCCTTGGTTATGGCCTGTTTTTAACCAGGTTTTTTTAATGGTTTATTTATCGATGTGGTTACGCCGATCTAACGTAACAACAGGAGCCGAATGGATTTTATTTCGGTTTGATAGTGGAAAAGGAGGGAAACGATCGCATACCATTATCGTGATATTTGCCATATTAAGTTGTTTAGGATTTTTAGCCTATGGTTTTATAGGATTAGGGAAGTTTGTTGAAATTTTTATTCCCTGGGAATTAATTTCACCTTACGTTCCTTTTGAGGTCGCGCCAGCTTATATTCCTCACTTTTACGGTATCATTTTTACATTATTTGCTGTTTTTTATTCCGTGTTAGGTGGTATGTCCGGTATTGTTTGGACCGATGTTTTACAATACGGAATCATGACGATTTCTTCAATTGCTATTGCGATTATTGCATGGAATGCTTTTGGAGAAAATACGTTAAATGTACCTAACGATTGGATGAATCCGTTTTTCGGCTGGGAACTCAATCTCGATTGGACGGGCATCATTGATGAGGTAAACACCAAGATTGCAGAAGATGGCTATTCCTTATTTGGTCTCTTTTTTATGTTGATGCTCTTCAAAGGTATTTTATCGAGTATTGCTGGGCCAGCACCTAATTACGATATGCAAAAAATCCTTTCTACAAAATCTCCATTAGAAGCCGCTAAAATGAGTGCGTTCTCTTTAGGAGCTTTAATCCCAACTCGATATTTAATGGTTGGTGGTTTTTCTATTTTAGCTGTTCTTTTTTACGATCAGCTAGATTTGAGAACTGCCGGGGTACTCGATTTCGAAAAAATCTTACCGGCAGCCATTGGGCAGTTTGTTCCGGTAGGTCTTTTAGGCTTGTTGTTAGCGGGTTTACTGGCTGCTTTTATGTCGACTTTTGCGGGAACATTAAATGCTGCACAAGCCTATTTGGTTAATGATATTTATTTGAAATATAAAGAACCTGATGCCTCTTCTAAAAAAATTAAAAAGATGAATTATCTCAGCGGTATCGTGGTGGTAATTATCAGTATTGTACTTGGCTTTTTCGTTCAAGATGTAAACTCTATATTACAATGGATTGTTTCTGCACTCTACGGTAGCTACGTGATCTCTAATGTATTAAAATGGCATTGGTGGCGTTTTAACGGAGAGGGCTATTTCTGGGGAATGTTGTCTGGTATTATTCCGGCTTTAATATTTCCAATATTTACCGATACACTCGATTTGTATTATTTCCCGATTATTCTTGTTATTTCTCTATTTGGAGCTATTGTGGGAACCTACACAGCTCCTCCTACAAACGAGGAAGTACTAATGAATTTTTACGAGAAAACAAATCCTTGGGGATTTTGGAAACCAATTGCTAATAAAGTACAATCGGTTAATTCAAATTTCAAGAAAAATAAAGGTTTTTCACGTGATATGTTTAATGTCGTGATTGGGACATTAGCCCAAACCTTATTAGTAATTATCCCTATCTATTTAATAATTCGTGAATACTCGCTAGTACTATATTGTACAATCGTTTTATGTATTGCTATAGTTATTCTAAAGTTTAATTGGTGGGATAGAATAAAAAAAGAAAATTCCAAATCTGTAAATATGTAA
- a CDS encoding RagB/SusD family nutrient uptake outer membrane protein, producing MFAIQWTISTDYGSGNQSNIANSAGGYGLGNIGDWNVFGPSQDIQDIYPNGDLREVENIMVPGYTYENLYTSSGEQFTVPEDIDAATSGSAIKKYVVGGGDPYDNWGMTSNNTYVMRYADLLMIYAEAAMAGTGATSDATALMYFNMIRQRAGLVELPSITNETLLEERRREFAFEGEYWFDIQRLLSTSDAIELLNSQNRGDKNFDQFYTATAEDLIYPIPANESASNPLLLEEAVPYDFED from the coding sequence ATTTTCGCTATACAGTGGACGATTTCTACCGATTATGGATCTGGTAACCAAAGTAATATTGCTAATTCTGCCGGTGGTTATGGACTTGGCAATATAGGGGATTGGAATGTTTTTGGTCCATCTCAGGACATTCAGGATATCTATCCTAACGGAGATCTACGAGAAGTAGAAAACATAATGGTTCCTGGATATACTTATGAAAACCTATATACTTCCTCTGGAGAACAATTTACTGTCCCAGAAGATATTGATGCTGCGACATCGGGTTCAGCTATTAAAAAATACGTTGTAGGAGGGGGTGATCCTTATGATAACTGGGGTATGACATCTAATAATACTTACGTGATGCGCTATGCAGACTTGCTTATGATTTATGCAGAAGCTGCTATGGCTGGGACAGGTGCAACCTCAGATGCTACTGCACTTATGTATTTTAACATGATACGGCAAAGAGCTGGATTGGTTGAGTTGCCAAGTATAACAAATGAAACCTTATTAGAAGAACGTAGAAGAGAGTTTGCTTTTGAGGGAGAATATTGGTTTGATATTCAGCGTTTGCTATCTACTAGTGATGCGATTGAACTTTTGAATTCTCAAAACAGAGGAGACAAAAATTTTGATCAATTTTATACGGCTACTGCAGAAGATCTAATATATCCTATCCCTGCAAACGAATCAGCATCAAACCCATTGCTATTAGAGGAAGCGGTGCCATATGATTTTGAAGACTAA
- a CDS encoding glycoside hydrolase family 27 protein: protein MNNKLILAIVFIYFSGLNIHAQKFDNLAETPPMGWNSWNTFETNINEQLLKDIADKFIELGLKDAGYEYIVLDDGWMARERDEEGNLVADPEKFPNGMRAVANYVHSKGLKFGLYNCAGGKTCAGYPGSRGHQYQDAKLYASWGVDFLKYDWCDTGKLNAKESYITMRDALYEAGRPVLFSICEWGDNDPWEWGEDVGHMWRITGDIIDCWDCAVGHGSWASFGIWKIIELREKEKTREVAGPGHWNDYDMMEVGNGMTDAEDRSHFAMWSMLNSPLIMGNDLRDVSKETLRTLTNKEVIAVNKDPLAVPAFRFNNENNIEIWAKPLEDDAWALVFINRNDEAVSIDFDWKKHQLADDLSQQYFKPSFKEYAIRDLFQHKNIGNTSKNLKASIGVHDVLMVTLTPKS, encoded by the coding sequence ATGAATAATAAACTAATATTAGCCATTGTATTTATATATTTTTCAGGGCTTAATATTCACGCTCAAAAATTTGATAACCTGGCTGAAACACCCCCTATGGGTTGGAACAGCTGGAATACTTTCGAAACTAATATCAATGAGCAGTTATTAAAAGATATTGCAGATAAATTTATAGAATTAGGGCTTAAGGATGCTGGTTATGAATATATAGTTCTTGATGATGGCTGGATGGCTAGAGAAAGAGATGAAGAGGGAAATCTCGTAGCAGATCCAGAAAAATTTCCCAATGGTATGAGGGCCGTAGCAAACTATGTGCATTCTAAAGGTTTAAAATTTGGATTATACAACTGCGCAGGAGGAAAAACCTGTGCAGGATACCCCGGTAGCAGAGGGCATCAATATCAAGATGCTAAATTATATGCCTCTTGGGGAGTAGATTTTTTAAAATATGATTGGTGCGATACCGGGAAATTAAATGCAAAGGAATCTTATATTACAATGAGAGACGCCCTTTATGAAGCAGGTAGACCTGTTTTGTTTAGTATTTGCGAATGGGGAGACAACGATCCTTGGGAATGGGGAGAAGATGTAGGCCATATGTGGCGAATAACCGGCGATATTATTGATTGTTGGGATTGTGCAGTAGGACATGGATCCTGGGCATCTTTCGGAATCTGGAAAATAATAGAGTTAAGAGAAAAGGAAAAAACAAGAGAAGTAGCAGGACCAGGACATTGGAACGATTACGATATGATGGAAGTTGGTAATGGAATGACAGATGCCGAGGATCGTAGTCATTTTGCAATGTGGAGTATGCTTAATTCACCATTAATTATGGGGAACGATCTTAGAGATGTATCTAAAGAAACTTTAAGAACACTTACTAATAAAGAAGTTATAGCCGTAAATAAAGATCCTTTAGCCGTGCCGGCTTTTCGATTTAATAATGAAAATAATATAGAAATTTGGGCTAAACCATTAGAAGATGATGCCTGGGCGCTCGTTTTTATTAACCGTAACGATGAAGCGGTTAGCATAGATTTCGACTGGAAGAAACATCAATTGGCAGACGATTTAAGTCAGCAGTACTTCAAGCCTTCATTTAAAGAATATGCAATCAGAGATTTATTTCAGCATAAAAATATTGGGAATACCAGTAAGAATTTAAAAGCATCAATTGGTGTACACGATGTTTTGATGGTTACTTTAACTCCAAAGTCGTAA
- a CDS encoding glycoside hydrolase family 26 protein: MKYFIRILILFNLTLLMSCATMSRNANSVLSDRYANSNVIKLRERLKNISKKGMAFGQQDATAYGLNWYLQEEPQVLTSDIKKVVAKQPALLGFDLGHLELGNTFNLDTVSFAMMKQHTQKMYKEGGLVTFSWHLNNPVSGGSSWDTISAVSEILKEGPVSQKYKGWVKQLSLFFNSLKDEEGNAIPVIFRPFHEMNGAWFWWGKGRCTPEDYKKLWIKTQQLFFENGVHNLLYAYSPNTMSSAEDFDRFYPGDQYVDVLGVDIYNHSGDEEFIRSVTQNLQLLKKKSIAKNKPFALTETGNFSMASNAKWWTEVLYPAIKESGIAWVLVWRNARKDHYFSTYPSEKTESNFKKFEQKQDILFLPELKTIHN; encoded by the coding sequence ATGAAATATTTTATCAGAATACTTATACTATTTAATCTTACTTTATTAATGTCTTGCGCTACAATGTCTAGAAATGCGAATAGTGTTCTTTCAGATCGCTACGCAAATAGTAATGTTATTAAGTTACGAGAACGTTTGAAAAATATTTCAAAAAAAGGAATGGCCTTTGGGCAGCAAGATGCCACCGCTTATGGCTTAAACTGGTATTTACAAGAAGAGCCGCAAGTATTAACTAGCGATATTAAAAAAGTAGTAGCTAAGCAGCCCGCTTTATTGGGTTTTGATTTAGGCCACTTAGAATTAGGAAACACCTTTAATTTAGATACCGTTTCATTTGCTATGATGAAGCAGCATACTCAAAAAATGTATAAAGAAGGTGGTTTAGTGACATTTAGCTGGCATTTAAATAATCCGGTAAGTGGAGGAAGCTCTTGGGATACTATTTCAGCTGTTTCAGAAATTTTAAAAGAAGGGCCAGTCAGTCAAAAATATAAAGGTTGGGTAAAGCAGCTTAGCCTATTCTTTAATTCTTTAAAAGATGAAGAAGGAAACGCAATTCCTGTTATTTTTAGACCTTTTCACGAAATGAATGGTGCCTGGTTTTGGTGGGGAAAAGGACGGTGCACTCCTGAAGATTACAAAAAACTTTGGATAAAAACACAGCAGTTATTTTTTGAAAATGGGGTTCACAATCTTTTATACGCTTATTCTCCTAACACCATGTCTTCTGCTGAAGATTTTGACAGGTTTTATCCGGGAGACCAATACGTAGATGTGCTGGGTGTTGATATCTATAACCATAGCGGAGATGAAGAATTTATTCGATCTGTTACTCAAAATCTTCAACTATTAAAAAAGAAAAGCATTGCTAAAAATAAGCCTTTTGCCTTAACCGAAACCGGAAATTTTAGTATGGCAAGTAATGCCAAGTGGTGGACAGAAGTATTATACCCTGCCATTAAAGAAAGCGGAATTGCTTGGGTATTGGTGTGGAGAAATGCCCGAAAAGACCATTATTTTAGTACCTATCCTTCCGAAAAAACCGAATCTAACTTTAAGAAGTTTGAGCAAAAACAAGATATATTATTCTTGCCCGAGCTCAAAACTATACACAACTAA
- a CDS encoding glycoside hydrolase family 5 protein: protein MNFKCSLFAILILVCLNLRAQKPMDRLKVAQNEFVNAKGEVLVFRGVNTSDPDKLVKDDLWNEDYFREIKNWGATIVRFPIHPKAWRERGEKEYLKILDQGIEWANKNGLYVILDWHSIGNLKTELYLDQMYFTTMQETRDFWKLIAQHYGRNSTVAFYELFNEPTTYNKKFGSISWGEWKKLMENLITVIRANGGEGIPLVAGFNWAYDLKPIKENPINATNIAYVAHPYPQKKKKPWERKWSKDWGFAKEKYPVVLTEIGFCDKSSPGAHEPVIGDEGYGEAITNYSDNNNISYLIWVFDKDWAPRMFKDKNFTPSRQGKYFKEKMLSY from the coding sequence ATGAATTTTAAATGTAGCCTTTTCGCTATTTTGATTTTGGTCTGTTTAAATTTAAGGGCACAAAAGCCTATGGATCGTTTGAAAGTAGCTCAAAATGAATTTGTAAATGCAAAAGGCGAGGTTCTAGTATTTAGAGGCGTAAATACGAGCGATCCAGACAAATTGGTGAAAGACGATTTATGGAACGAGGATTACTTTAGAGAAATAAAGAATTGGGGAGCAACAATTGTGCGATTTCCAATTCATCCTAAAGCATGGCGAGAAAGAGGAGAGAAAGAATATTTAAAAATTCTAGATCAGGGAATTGAATGGGCTAATAAAAACGGTTTGTATGTAATCTTGGATTGGCATAGTATCGGTAATCTTAAAACAGAACTTTATCTGGACCAGATGTATTTTACCACAATGCAAGAAACACGGGATTTTTGGAAACTTATAGCTCAGCATTACGGAAGAAATTCAACTGTTGCATTTTACGAGCTTTTTAATGAACCTACTACATATAATAAGAAATTTGGTTCAATTTCCTGGGGAGAATGGAAAAAACTGATGGAAAACCTTATAACGGTAATACGCGCAAATGGAGGAGAAGGAATTCCTTTGGTTGCCGGCTTTAACTGGGCGTATGATTTGAAGCCAATTAAAGAGAATCCTATTAATGCAACTAATATTGCGTATGTAGCGCACCCTTATCCACAAAAAAAGAAGAAGCCCTGGGAGCGAAAATGGTCAAAAGATTGGGGATTTGCTAAGGAAAAATATCCAGTTGTTTTAACTGAAATTGGTTTTTGTGATAAATCTTCCCCTGGTGCACATGAGCCTGTAATAGGAGACGAAGGTTATGGAGAAGCAATAACTAATTATTCAGATAACAATAACATCTCCTACTTAATTTGGGTATTCGATAAAGATTGGGCACCCAGAATGTTTAAGGATAAAAATTTTACACCAAGCCGTCAGGGTAAATATTTCAAGGAAAAAATGCTTAGTTATTAA
- a CDS encoding AraC family transcriptional regulator produces the protein MIQTNVHREITPLAPEDSFLVFDRIKDEFDFPIHFHPEYELNFLKNGKGVRRVVGDSMKEIGDIELVLVGPNLQHGWELHNCESSKIHEITIQFHNDLFDTKLLDRRIMKPIKDMFERSAHGILFSEKISDEIAPRIMNLSKIDSIDYFLELISILHDLARSRNQKLLSTYTSDFKNFENSDKIKIIYEYVQLNYHKKISLNEVADLVNMSQVSFNRFIKKRTGKTLVEYVNDTRIGYAARWLIEKDLSIAEIAYKCGFNNIANFNRVFKNNKKCTPSKYREEFSGIKRVL, from the coding sequence ATGATACAAACTAATGTACACCGCGAAATCACACCACTTGCTCCTGAAGATAGCTTTTTAGTTTTTGACAGAATTAAAGATGAATTTGATTTCCCTATCCATTTTCATCCAGAATATGAATTAAATTTTTTAAAAAACGGGAAGGGTGTTAGACGTGTGGTTGGTGATTCGATGAAAGAAATTGGCGATATTGAACTAGTACTTGTTGGACCTAATCTTCAACACGGCTGGGAACTTCATAACTGCGAAAGTTCTAAAATCCACGAGATAACTATTCAGTTTCACAATGATTTATTTGATACCAAACTTTTGGACAGACGTATTATGAAACCAATAAAAGATATGTTTGAACGATCTGCACACGGTATTTTATTTTCAGAAAAAATATCTGACGAAATCGCACCAAGAATCATGAATTTATCTAAAATCGATAGTATAGATTATTTCTTAGAACTTATATCCATACTTCATGATTTAGCGCGATCAAGAAATCAAAAATTACTTTCTACGTACACTTCAGATTTCAAAAATTTTGAGAACAGTGATAAAATAAAAATCATTTATGAATATGTTCAGCTTAATTATCACAAAAAAATAAGCTTAAATGAAGTAGCCGATCTGGTAAATATGAGTCAGGTCTCATTCAATAGATTCATTAAAAAAAGAACCGGAAAAACATTGGTGGAATATGTTAATGATACACGCATTGGTTACGCTGCAAGATGGCTAATTGAAAAAGATTTAAGCATTGCTGAAATTGCATATAAATGCGGTTTCAATAATATTGCAAACTTCAACCGGGTTTTTAAGAATAATAAAAAATGTACTCCAAGTAAATATAGAGAAGAATTTAGCGGAATAAAAAGGGTGCTTTAA
- a CDS encoding IPT/TIG domain-containing protein yields the protein MKNIKNNIKYGILLVGLLLSVILTSCEDNDDLVTTPEIESISLAANDSVVMGGMRQNMYIVRGRGFSSLEKIYFNDYDTYFNPTLVTDEVIFVTIDANTPYDQSSEMLILVTNSAAVEYEFDILQPAPGITSFSPKTGDAGTQVTILGSVFENLESVFFGENEATILSNSDTEIVVEAPAISAPSPVIVTTAGGSTSSEKLFGGLLFKFYDEQLNPDWWIGGWGVTNDFANTENVLTGEVSLKVEIAAWSGFQIGNGGAPVLAEDYNTLQFEIYPENDGNIMVVTNNDYENGYLISITGGEWQTVSIPIENLSLAGLESLDNVVLQEFNGTGNVYYIDDFGLL from the coding sequence ATGAAAAATATAAAGAATAATATCAAATATGGTATTTTGCTGGTTGGTTTGTTACTAAGCGTAATACTAACTTCTTGTGAAGATAATGATGATTTAGTTACAACGCCAGAAATAGAAAGTATAAGCCTTGCAGCGAATGATTCTGTAGTAATGGGCGGTATGCGACAAAATATGTATATAGTTAGAGGAAGAGGCTTTAGTTCTTTAGAAAAAATATATTTCAATGATTATGATACTTATTTTAACCCAACTCTTGTAACTGATGAGGTGATTTTTGTGACGATCGATGCAAATACACCGTACGATCAATCTTCAGAAATGTTGATACTGGTAACAAACTCAGCAGCAGTGGAATACGAATTTGATATTTTACAACCGGCACCGGGAATAACGTCTTTTAGCCCTAAAACAGGAGATGCAGGAACGCAGGTGACCATTTTAGGAAGTGTTTTCGAAAATTTAGAGAGTGTTTTTTTTGGTGAAAACGAAGCAACGATATTATCTAATTCTGATACAGAAATTGTTGTAGAAGCTCCAGCGATTTCCGCGCCGTCTCCAGTTATCGTAACAACAGCCGGTGGGTCTACATCCTCAGAAAAATTATTCGGAGGTCTTTTATTTAAATTTTATGACGAACAGTTAAATCCAGATTGGTGGATAGGCGGCTGGGGTGTAACTAATGATTTTGCTAATACAGAAAATGTACTTACCGGTGAGGTTTCTTTAAAAGTTGAAATAGCGGCATGGTCTGGTTTTCAAATTGGTAACGGAGGAGCTCCTGTTTTAGCTGAAGACTATAATACCTTGCAGTTTGAAATTTATCCTGAAAACGACGGTAATATTATGGTTGTAACGAATAATGATTATGAAAATGGTTATTTAATTTCTATTACTGGGGGAGAATGGCAAACAGTTTCAATACCAATAGAAAATTTAAGTCTGGCAGGGCTAGAGTCCTTAGATAACGTGGTACTGCAAGAATTTAATGGTACCGGTAATGTTTACTATATCGATGATTTTGGTTTACTGTAA